A single genomic interval of Microbacterium sp. LWO14-1.2 harbors:
- a CDS encoding sugar phosphate isomerase/epimerase family protein, giving the protein MTASPPPLDTTDDTNGTTTMNLCCSSPMVPGSTLTEKADLLREWGYDAIAVFQPFADWTPAVRREVAQLEQRTGVRPVEFVLVDDIYGTAMSDDADLRERCRAMYRESASVCAEIGAVMEIEFEYGAQDPLPLFDVHRQLSAAQTDAFVEFYVEMLDLVAGTDARVLLEPINRYESGYLNRVSDNLRIIEAVDHPNAGLLPDLFHMSIEESDPVQALRDAGDRIVHVHLGDNNRLLPGDGHLDWPGIIDALRDVGYTGSLNLECSTNGDPAVTLPRTAAFLRELIGS; this is encoded by the coding sequence GTGACAGCATCCCCTCCTCCTCTCGACACGACAGACGACACGAACGGAACGACCACCATGAACCTCTGCTGCTCCTCCCCGATGGTGCCGGGGAGCACCCTGACCGAGAAGGCCGACCTGCTGCGCGAGTGGGGGTACGACGCGATCGCCGTCTTCCAGCCCTTCGCCGACTGGACCCCCGCCGTGCGCCGCGAGGTCGCGCAGCTCGAGCAGCGCACCGGGGTGCGTCCCGTCGAGTTCGTGCTCGTCGACGACATCTACGGCACGGCGATGTCCGACGACGCGGACCTGCGCGAGCGCTGCCGCGCGATGTACCGCGAGAGCGCGTCGGTGTGCGCCGAGATCGGCGCGGTCATGGAGATCGAGTTCGAGTACGGGGCGCAGGATCCGCTGCCGCTCTTCGACGTGCACCGCCAGCTGAGCGCCGCGCAGACCGACGCCTTCGTGGAGTTCTACGTCGAGATGCTCGACCTCGTCGCCGGCACGGATGCGCGCGTGCTGCTGGAGCCCATCAACCGCTACGAGAGCGGCTACCTCAACCGCGTGTCGGACAACCTGCGGATCATCGAGGCCGTCGACCACCCGAACGCCGGCCTGCTTCCCGACCTCTTCCACATGTCGATCGAGGAGTCCGACCCCGTTCAGGCCCTGCGGGACGCCGGAGACCGCATCGTGCACGTGCACCTCGGCGACAACAACCGGCTGCTGCCCGGCGATGGACACCTCGACTGGCCGGGCATCATCGACGCTCTGCGCGACGTCGGCTACACCGGCTCGCTGAACCTGGAGTGCTCGACGAACGGAGACCCTGCCGTCACCCTGCCCCGCACCGCCGCATTCCTCCGTGAGCTGATCGGCTCATGA
- a CDS encoding triose-phosphate isomerase — protein sequence MSPALSAPFFEIGPKNLLRRTQLEELAVAAGRAGRAHGIAVVFTVPTAMIAPIVALDSGVLVFAQGMDSEPLGPSMNRVTAEALKDAGAAGVMLNHDADPLDDDALERALRRADDVGLATIVCAGTDAEARRFAGRHPSAVLFEPPSLIGADGSGARDWIAPSTRAIHEAAPGVLAMHAGGVSTPEVALRIMAAGADATGSTSGILSSTDPAVAAAEFIRSARAGWDAARAAA from the coding sequence ATGAGCCCGGCGCTGAGCGCGCCGTTCTTCGAGATCGGGCCGAAGAACCTGCTGCGGCGCACGCAGCTCGAAGAGCTCGCCGTCGCCGCCGGCCGCGCGGGACGCGCGCACGGCATCGCCGTCGTCTTCACCGTGCCCACCGCCATGATCGCGCCGATCGTCGCGCTCGACAGCGGCGTGCTCGTCTTCGCGCAGGGGATGGATTCCGAGCCGCTCGGCCCGTCCATGAACCGGGTGACCGCGGAGGCGCTGAAGGATGCCGGAGCCGCCGGCGTCATGCTCAACCACGACGCCGATCCGCTCGACGACGACGCCCTGGAACGCGCCCTGCGGCGCGCGGACGATGTCGGCCTGGCCACGATCGTCTGCGCGGGGACGGATGCCGAGGCCCGCCGCTTCGCCGGCCGGCACCCCTCTGCCGTGCTCTTCGAGCCGCCGTCGCTGATCGGCGCAGACGGTTCGGGCGCCCGCGACTGGATCGCTCCGTCGACACGGGCGATCCACGAGGCCGCTCCCGGGGTGCTGGCCATGCACGCGGGTGGCGTCTCGACACCGGAGGTCGCCCTGCGCATCATGGCGGCTGGCGCCGACGCGACCGGGTCGACGAGCGGCATCCTCTCGTCGACGGACCCCGCCGTCGCCGCTGCGGAGTTCATCCGCTCGGCACGAGCCGGCTGGGACGCAGCGCGCGCCGCCGCCTGA
- a CDS encoding SDR family oxidoreductase — translation MDTSLKGRTAVITGGARGIGLAVARSLAAEGADIALLDLLDVVDESAAAIARDFGVRAIGRRLDVTDQDATDAVFDEIAAELGVPQVLLTAAGIEINEDSIDVSARNWRKVIDVNLTGTFFSAQAFGRGLLRAGVPGSAVLISSMSGEIVNVPQWAASYNSSKAAVAHLAKSLAVEWAASDIRVNSIAPGYVLTDLTKEILEREPELEADWVARIPQGRMATPEDLTGLVIFLASDASSYLTAQQIVIDGGYTAV, via the coding sequence ATGGACACCAGCCTGAAGGGCAGGACCGCCGTCATCACCGGCGGCGCACGAGGCATCGGACTCGCGGTCGCGCGATCACTGGCCGCCGAAGGGGCTGATATCGCCCTGCTCGACCTGCTCGACGTCGTCGACGAATCGGCTGCGGCGATCGCGCGCGACTTCGGCGTGCGGGCGATCGGACGGCGTCTCGACGTCACCGACCAGGACGCGACCGACGCCGTCTTCGACGAGATCGCCGCCGAGCTGGGCGTGCCGCAGGTGCTGCTGACGGCGGCGGGAATCGAGATCAACGAGGACTCGATCGACGTGTCGGCGCGCAACTGGCGCAAGGTCATCGACGTGAACCTCACCGGCACGTTCTTCTCGGCGCAGGCGTTCGGACGCGGGCTGCTGCGCGCGGGGGTGCCGGGCAGCGCCGTGCTCATCTCGTCGATGTCGGGCGAGATCGTCAACGTGCCGCAGTGGGCGGCGTCGTACAACTCGTCCAAGGCCGCGGTCGCGCATCTCGCGAAGTCGCTCGCCGTCGAGTGGGCCGCCTCCGACATCCGCGTCAACTCGATCGCGCCCGGTTACGTGCTCACCGACCTCACGAAGGAGATCCTCGAGCGGGAGCCCGAGCTCGAAGCCGACTGGGTCGCCCGCATCCCGCAGGGCCGCATGGCGACCCCGGAAGACCTCACGGGTCTCGTCATCTTCCTCGCGTCCGATGCGTCGAGCTACCTCACGGCGCAGCAGATCGTCATCGACGGCGGCTACACGGCCGTCTGA
- the purH gene encoding bifunctional phosphoribosylaminoimidazolecarboxamide formyltransferase/IMP cyclohydrolase, translated as MAGPRHDHSLYRDRDTVRIRRALVSVSDKTDLLVLAKALADAGVEIVSTGSTAAAIREAGYDVTDVAAVTGVAEMLDGRVKTLHPKVHGAVLADLRLEDHERQLADLGIEPFELVVVNLYPFVETVASGAEGDDVVEQIDIGGPAMVRAAAKNHANVAIVVSPQSYPGIISAIETGGTGLTQRRELAARAFAHTAAYDTAVASWFAEGTLNDGGDLPAHLTIQAERLATLRYGENSHQRGAIYTRSGGHGIAQATQLQGKEMSYNNYVDADAALRAAYDMVKPAVAIIKHANPCGIATTAPNALDPIASAHLRAHECDPVSAYGGVIAANGTVTLKMAENLKDIFTEVIVAPSFEPAALEVFKAKKNLRLLQLPADWQQERMDVRLVSGGLLLQDADRFPDDIGSVAKNWELVSGERPSDEEMENLIFAWKACRAVKSNAIVLAKDNATVGVGMGQVNRVDSCRLAVERAGDRAAGSVAASDAFFPFADGPQVLLDAGITAIVQPGGSVRDEEVVDAARKAGVTMFFTGERHFFH; from the coding sequence ATGGCCGGCCCCCGCCACGACCACTCGCTGTACCGCGACCGCGACACCGTCCGGATCCGCCGTGCACTCGTCTCGGTGAGCGACAAGACCGACCTGCTGGTGCTCGCGAAGGCGCTCGCCGACGCCGGCGTCGAGATCGTGTCGACCGGCTCGACCGCCGCCGCGATCCGCGAAGCCGGCTACGACGTGACCGACGTCGCTGCGGTGACGGGCGTCGCCGAGATGCTCGACGGCCGCGTGAAGACGCTGCACCCGAAGGTGCACGGCGCCGTGCTCGCCGATCTGCGCCTCGAGGACCACGAGCGTCAGCTCGCCGACCTCGGCATCGAGCCCTTCGAGCTCGTCGTCGTCAACCTGTACCCGTTCGTCGAGACCGTCGCCTCGGGTGCCGAGGGCGACGACGTCGTCGAGCAGATCGACATCGGCGGTCCGGCGATGGTCCGCGCCGCGGCGAAGAACCACGCGAACGTCGCGATCGTCGTCTCGCCGCAGTCCTACCCCGGCATCATCAGCGCCATCGAGACCGGCGGCACCGGGCTCACGCAGCGGCGCGAGCTCGCCGCGCGCGCGTTCGCCCACACCGCGGCCTACGACACCGCGGTTGCCTCGTGGTTCGCGGAGGGCACGCTGAACGACGGCGGCGACCTGCCCGCGCACCTCACGATCCAGGCCGAGCGCCTCGCGACGCTCCGCTACGGCGAGAACTCGCACCAGCGCGGTGCGATCTACACGCGCTCCGGCGGCCACGGCATCGCCCAGGCGACGCAGCTGCAGGGCAAGGAGATGTCGTACAACAACTACGTCGACGCGGATGCCGCGCTGCGCGCCGCGTACGACATGGTGAAGCCGGCCGTCGCGATCATCAAGCACGCCAACCCGTGCGGCATCGCGACCACGGCGCCGAACGCCCTCGACCCGATCGCCAGCGCCCACCTGCGCGCCCACGAGTGCGACCCGGTCTCGGCGTACGGCGGAGTGATCGCCGCGAACGGCACCGTGACCCTGAAGATGGCCGAGAACCTCAAGGACATCTTCACCGAGGTCATCGTGGCTCCGTCGTTCGAGCCCGCCGCGCTCGAGGTCTTCAAGGCGAAGAAGAACCTGCGTCTGCTGCAGCTGCCCGCCGACTGGCAGCAGGAGCGGATGGACGTGCGCCTCGTCTCGGGCGGGCTGCTGCTGCAGGACGCCGACCGCTTCCCCGACGACATCGGTTCGGTCGCGAAGAACTGGGAGCTCGTGTCCGGCGAGCGTCCGAGCGACGAGGAGATGGAAAACCTCATCTTCGCGTGGAAGGCCTGCCGCGCCGTGAAGTCGAACGCGATCGTGCTCGCGAAGGACAACGCGACGGTCGGCGTCGGCATGGGTCAGGTCAACCGTGTGGACTCCTGCCGCCTCGCCGTGGAGCGCGCCGGCGACCGCGCGGCCGGGTCGGTCGCGGCATCCGATGCCTTCTTCCCCTTCGCCGACGGCCCCCAGGTGCTCCTCGACGCCGGCATCACGGCGATCGTGCAGCCGGGTGGATCGGTCCGCGACGAGGAGGTCGTCGACGCCGCGCGCAAGGCCGGCGTGACGATGTTCTTCACCGGGGAGCGTCACTTCTTCCACTGA
- the purN gene encoding phosphoribosylglycinamide formyltransferase: MLTVAVLISGTGSNLRALLEAARDPDFPARVVVVGADRQADGLAQAEEFGIPSFTVPWHEHESREAWGEELGNQLAVWNPDLVVLSGLMRLLPHDLVAAYSPRLINTHPAYLPEFPGAHGVRDALAAGVAETGASVIVVDDGVDTGPILAQERVPVLDGDTEHTLHERIKPVERRLLIDVVRRIATGELSLTS, encoded by the coding sequence GTGCTCACGGTCGCCGTTCTCATCTCGGGCACCGGCTCGAATCTTCGTGCCCTTCTCGAGGCCGCTCGTGACCCCGATTTCCCCGCGCGGGTCGTCGTCGTCGGAGCCGACCGCCAGGCCGACGGGCTCGCGCAGGCCGAGGAGTTCGGCATCCCCAGCTTCACCGTGCCGTGGCACGAGCATGAGAGCCGAGAGGCATGGGGGGAGGAGCTGGGCAACCAGCTCGCGGTCTGGAACCCCGACCTCGTGGTGCTGAGCGGTCTGATGCGACTGCTGCCCCATGACCTGGTCGCCGCGTACTCGCCGCGCCTCATCAACACGCACCCCGCGTACCTGCCGGAGTTCCCCGGAGCGCACGGCGTCCGCGACGCACTGGCCGCGGGCGTCGCCGAGACCGGAGCGAGCGTCATCGTCGTCGACGACGGCGTCGACACCGGACCGATCCTCGCCCAGGAGCGCGTGCCCGTGCTCGACGGCGACACCGAGCACACCCTCCACGAGCGCATCAAGCCCGTCGAGCGGCGCCTGCTCATCGACGTGGTGCGCCGCATCGCGACCGGTGAGCTGTCGCTCACCTCCTGA
- a CDS encoding DUF6350 family protein: MQRLLVALLAAFDAAIAAAVGLAVLLAPLTLLWTLAFGATADWGALWPLAGTLWQFGHGAPLDIEIGTEVLRAAGVAPDAAVFTLSVTPLAFLLFTLLFAARSGARAARAGAWVLGVASGTATMAVIAAAVAFTGRLAAAETPLLLAIALPPLVYLAGALVGAVRVAWQDGDGSVVDRIHDVVDSWGGWGPVPASVARGAAFAITTTVAIAGLALAILTLVRGGEVVALFQATRVDGLGATVITLGQLAYLPTMLVWTASWLAGPGFSVGVGSAVSPAGTQLGVVPGIPVFGLLPEHTTIWMLIVVLLPIGAGAFAGWAVRSRLVWEGTPLHTAPRAVIAVGMGAVTAIVAALAAVLASGSIGPGRLAEAGPAPLPFALALGGEVMLGAAILLLSPRHRDEVAEERTDRWMAAMTASDTASAGGVAITWDDGDRRSWEDPERSSWTDSDPSDQATGFRLPRRDPADPIA; encoded by the coding sequence ATGCAACGCCTCCTCGTCGCGCTCCTCGCCGCTTTCGACGCCGCCATCGCGGCCGCCGTCGGGCTCGCTGTCCTGCTGGCGCCGCTCACCCTGCTGTGGACCCTCGCGTTCGGAGCGACGGCCGACTGGGGGGCGCTGTGGCCGCTGGCCGGCACCCTGTGGCAGTTCGGGCACGGAGCGCCTCTCGACATCGAGATCGGCACGGAGGTGCTGCGGGCGGCGGGCGTCGCTCCGGATGCCGCGGTCTTCACCCTGTCGGTGACGCCGCTCGCCTTCCTGCTGTTCACGCTCCTGTTCGCGGCGCGCTCCGGCGCCCGTGCTGCTCGGGCAGGGGCGTGGGTGCTCGGCGTCGCGTCGGGCACCGCGACGATGGCCGTGATCGCCGCAGCGGTCGCGTTCACGGGCCGCCTCGCCGCGGCCGAGACGCCCCTGCTCCTCGCGATCGCGCTGCCCCCTCTCGTGTATCTCGCCGGCGCGCTCGTCGGCGCGGTGCGCGTCGCCTGGCAGGACGGCGACGGCAGCGTCGTCGACCGCATCCACGACGTCGTGGACTCCTGGGGCGGATGGGGGCCCGTCCCGGCATCCGTCGCCCGAGGCGCCGCGTTCGCGATCACGACCACGGTCGCGATCGCCGGACTCGCGCTGGCGATCCTCACGCTCGTCAGGGGAGGCGAGGTGGTCGCCCTGTTCCAGGCGACGCGGGTCGACGGCCTGGGCGCGACGGTCATCACCCTCGGCCAGCTCGCCTACCTGCCCACGATGCTCGTGTGGACCGCGTCGTGGCTCGCCGGCCCCGGTTTCTCGGTGGGCGTGGGCTCCGCCGTCTCGCCGGCCGGGACGCAGCTCGGGGTCGTGCCCGGCATCCCCGTGTTCGGGCTGCTCCCCGAGCACACCACGATCTGGATGCTGATCGTCGTGCTGCTCCCGATCGGCGCCGGCGCGTTCGCCGGGTGGGCCGTCCGCTCGCGGCTCGTGTGGGAGGGGACGCCGCTCCACACCGCCCCACGCGCTGTCATCGCGGTCGGCATGGGCGCCGTCACGGCGATCGTCGCCGCGCTCGCCGCGGTCCTCGCCTCCGGGTCGATCGGGCCTGGCCGCCTCGCCGAGGCCGGCCCCGCGCCGCTCCCGTTCGCTCTCGCGCTCGGCGGCGAGGTGATGCTGGGCGCGGCGATCCTGCTGCTGTCTCCGCGCCACCGCGACGAGGTCGCCGAAGAGCGCACCGACCGGTGGATGGCCGCGATGACGGCATCCGACACCGCATCGGCCGGCGGCGTCGCGATCACGTGGGACGACGGCGACCGCCGGTCGTGGGAGGACCCGGAACGCTCGTCGTGGACGGATTCCGACCCGTCCGACCAGGCGACGGGATTCCGTCTGCCGCGCCGCGATCCGGCCGATCCGATCGCCTGA
- a CDS encoding NCS2 family permease, translating to MSTAPSPTASETEPANALDRFFEISKRGSTLGTEIRGGLVTFVTMAYIVILNPIILSGSADVDGNTLDFSAVGAATALTAGIMTILFGVITRLPFGFAAGLGINAFVAFSVVGQVTWPEAMALVMINGVVIVLLAVTGLRKMIFDAVPFQLKIAITVGIGLFIAFIGFVNSGFVTATGSASPPVGLGVGGSVATVPTVLFIVTLIITGILVARKVKGGLLIGLVSGTVLAVIVEAIWHLGAAAEGNAGGWGLTVPALSGVPFSLPDLSLVGAVDFGFDLSKVSLVAIVMIVFTLVFSNFFDAMGTMTGLAKEANLADEKGDFPRIKSALVVEGVGAIVGGGTSSSSSTVFIESGAGIGEGARTGFANVITGAMFLLAMFLTPLTSIVPTEIAAAALVIVGAMMMAQIKYIDLTDFSVLLPVFLTVTVMPLTYSIANGIGAGFVSWVLVQALSGKAKRISPLLWVVAVGFVLFFARGPIEALFGVA from the coding sequence ATGTCAACTGCCCCGTCCCCCACCGCCTCAGAGACCGAACCGGCGAACGCGCTCGATCGCTTCTTCGAGATCAGCAAGCGCGGTTCCACCCTCGGCACCGAGATCCGAGGTGGCCTGGTGACGTTCGTCACGATGGCCTACATCGTGATCCTCAACCCGATCATCCTGTCCGGCTCCGCCGACGTCGACGGCAACACGCTCGACTTCAGCGCCGTCGGCGCCGCGACGGCCCTGACCGCCGGCATCATGACCATCCTCTTCGGAGTCATCACGCGCCTGCCGTTCGGCTTCGCCGCCGGTCTCGGCATCAACGCCTTCGTCGCGTTCTCCGTCGTCGGCCAGGTCACCTGGCCCGAGGCGATGGCGCTCGTGATGATCAACGGTGTCGTCATCGTGCTGCTCGCGGTCACCGGCCTGCGCAAGATGATCTTCGACGCCGTGCCGTTCCAGCTGAAGATCGCGATCACGGTCGGCATCGGCCTGTTCATCGCCTTCATCGGCTTCGTGAACTCCGGCTTCGTCACCGCGACCGGCTCGGCATCCCCGCCCGTCGGCCTGGGCGTCGGCGGATCCGTCGCCACCGTGCCCACCGTGCTGTTCATCGTGACGCTGATCATCACCGGCATCCTCGTCGCTCGCAAGGTGAAGGGCGGCCTGCTCATCGGTCTCGTCTCCGGCACCGTGCTGGCCGTGATCGTCGAAGCGATCTGGCACCTGGGCGCAGCGGCCGAGGGCAACGCCGGCGGATGGGGCCTCACGGTCCCCGCGCTCTCCGGCGTGCCGTTCAGCCTTCCCGACCTGAGCCTGGTCGGCGCCGTCGACTTCGGCTTCGATCTGAGCAAGGTCAGCCTCGTCGCCATCGTCATGATCGTCTTCACCCTCGTGTTCTCGAACTTCTTCGACGCGATGGGCACCATGACGGGCCTCGCCAAGGAGGCGAACCTCGCCGACGAGAAGGGCGACTTCCCCCGCATCAAGTCGGCGCTGGTCGTCGAGGGCGTCGGCGCGATCGTCGGCGGTGGCACCTCGTCGTCGTCGAGCACCGTGTTCATCGAGTCCGGCGCCGGCATCGGCGAGGGCGCGCGCACCGGCTTCGCGAACGTCATCACGGGCGCGATGTTCCTGCTGGCGATGTTCCTCACGCCGCTCACGTCGATCGTGCCGACCGAGATCGCGGCCGCAGCGCTCGTGATCGTCGGCGCGATGATGATGGCGCAGATCAAGTACATCGACCTGACGGACTTCAGCGTGCTGCTGCCGGTGTTCCTCACGGTCACCGTGATGCCCCTGACCTACTCGATCGCCAACGGCATCGGAGCGGGCTTCGTGAGCTGGGTGCTCGTGCAGGCCCTCTCCGGCAAGGCGAAGCGCATCAGCCCGCTGCTGTGGGTCGTCGCGGTCGGCTTCGTGCTGTTCTTCGCCCGCGGACCCATCGAGGCCCTGTTCGGCGTCGCCTGA
- the sucD gene encoding succinate--CoA ligase subunit alpha gives MSIYLNKDSKVIVQGITGGEGTKHTALMLKAGTQVVGGVNARKAGTTVSHTDKDGAAVELPVFGSVAEAMKETGADVSIAFVPGAFTKDAMIEAIDAEIPLLVVITEGVPVGDSAEAWAYAQSKGNKTRIIGPNCPGIITPGEALVGITPANITGKGPIGLVSKSGTLTYQMMFELRDLGFSTAIGIGGDPVIGTTHIDALAAFEADPETKAIVMIGEIGGDAEERAADYIKAHVTKPVVGYVAGFTAPEGKTMGHAGAIVSGSAGTAQAKKEALEAAGVKVGKTPSETAALMREIVESL, from the coding sequence ATGTCGATCTACCTCAACAAGGACTCCAAGGTCATCGTCCAGGGCATCACCGGCGGCGAGGGCACGAAGCACACCGCGCTCATGCTGAAGGCCGGCACCCAGGTCGTCGGCGGCGTCAACGCCCGCAAGGCCGGCACGACCGTCTCGCACACCGACAAGGACGGCGCAGCCGTCGAGCTGCCCGTGTTCGGCTCGGTCGCCGAGGCCATGAAGGAGACCGGCGCCGACGTGTCGATCGCCTTCGTTCCCGGCGCCTTCACGAAGGACGCGATGATCGAGGCCATTGACGCCGAGATCCCGCTGCTCGTCGTCATCACCGAGGGCGTTCCCGTCGGCGACTCGGCCGAGGCCTGGGCCTACGCCCAGAGCAAGGGCAACAAGACCCGCATCATCGGCCCGAACTGCCCCGGCATCATCACCCCCGGTGAGGCGCTCGTCGGCATCACCCCGGCGAACATCACCGGCAAGGGCCCGATCGGCCTCGTGTCGAAGTCGGGCACCCTCACGTACCAGATGATGTTCGAGCTGCGCGACCTGGGCTTCTCGACCGCCATCGGCATCGGCGGCGACCCGGTCATCGGCACGACCCACATCGACGCGCTCGCCGCGTTCGAGGCCGACCCCGAGACCAAGGCGATCGTCATGATCGGCGAGATCGGCGGCGACGCCGAGGAGCGTGCCGCCGACTACATCAAGGCGCACGTCACCAAGCCGGTCGTCGGCTACGTCGCGGGCTTCACGGCTCCCGAGGGCAAGACCATGGGTCACGCCGGCGCCATCGTCTCCGGCTCCGCCGGTACCGCTCAGGCGAAGAAGGAGGCCCTCGAGGCCGCCGGCGTCAAGGTCGGCAAGACGCCGTCCGAGACCGCAGCCCTGATGCGCGAGATCGTCGAATCGCTCTGA
- the sucC gene encoding ADP-forming succinate--CoA ligase subunit beta, whose translation MDLYEYQARDVFEKYGVPVLAGIVADTPEEVRAAAEKIGGVVVVKAQVKTGGRGKAGGVKVAKTPDEAYEAAKAILGLDIKGHVVKRVMVAQGARIAEEFYFSVLLDRANRSYLSLCSVEGGMEIEELAVERPEALARVEVNPLTGIDKEKAVEIARAANFPEDLVEKVSDVFVKLFDVYKGEDATLVEVNPLVRTEEGDIIALDGKVTLDDNASEIRHPEHEELEDKDAADPLEAKAKKSGLNYVKLDGEVGIIGNGAGLVMSTLDVVAYAGENHNGVKPANFLDIGGGASAEVMANGLDVILGDPQVKSVFVNVFGGITACDAVANGIKGALETLGSAASKPLVVRLDGNRVEEGRAILAEYAHPLVTLAATMDEGADKAAELANA comes from the coding sequence GTGGATCTGTACGAGTACCAGGCACGAGACGTTTTCGAGAAGTACGGAGTGCCGGTCCTCGCCGGCATCGTCGCGGACACCCCTGAGGAGGTGAGGGCGGCAGCCGAGAAGATCGGCGGAGTGGTCGTCGTCAAGGCTCAGGTGAAGACCGGCGGCCGTGGCAAGGCGGGCGGCGTCAAGGTCGCCAAGACCCCCGACGAGGCGTACGAGGCCGCGAAGGCCATCCTCGGCCTCGACATCAAGGGCCACGTCGTCAAGCGCGTCATGGTCGCGCAGGGTGCGCGCATCGCCGAGGAGTTCTACTTCTCCGTGCTGCTCGACCGCGCCAACCGCTCGTACCTGAGCCTCTGCTCGGTCGAGGGCGGCATGGAGATCGAGGAGCTCGCGGTGGAGCGCCCCGAGGCCCTCGCCCGCGTCGAGGTCAACCCGCTGACGGGCATCGACAAGGAGAAGGCCGTCGAGATCGCCCGCGCGGCGAACTTCCCCGAGGACCTCGTCGAGAAGGTCTCCGACGTCTTCGTGAAGCTGTTCGACGTCTACAAGGGCGAGGACGCGACGCTCGTCGAGGTCAACCCGCTCGTCCGCACCGAGGAGGGCGACATCATCGCCCTCGACGGCAAGGTCACGCTCGACGACAACGCCTCCGAGATCCGTCACCCGGAGCACGAGGAGCTCGAGGACAAGGACGCGGCCGACCCGCTCGAGGCAAAGGCGAAGAAGTCCGGCCTCAACTACGTGAAGCTCGACGGCGAGGTCGGCATCATCGGCAACGGCGCCGGGCTCGTCATGTCGACGCTCGACGTCGTCGCCTACGCCGGCGAGAACCACAACGGCGTCAAGCCGGCCAACTTCCTCGACATCGGCGGCGGCGCCTCGGCGGAGGTCATGGCCAACGGCCTCGACGTCATCCTCGGCGACCCGCAGGTCAAGAGCGTCTTCGTGAACGTCTTCGGCGGCATCACCGCGTGCGATGCCGTCGCGAACGGCATCAAGGGCGCCCTCGAGACGCTCGGCTCCGCGGCCTCCAAGCCGCTCGTCGTGCGCCTCGACGGCAACCGCGTCGAGGAGGGACGCGCGATCCTCGCGGAGTACGCGCACCCGCTCGTCACCCTGGCCGCCACGATGGACGAGGGCGCCGACAAGGCCGCCGAGCTCGCCAACGCCTGA
- a CDS encoding TetR family transcriptional regulator, translating into MRDFSDSRDAVVAAALELFQAQGFDQTSVEQIAKAAGVSRSTFFRQFGGKEDVVFADHEVMLGQLREYLAEGHDDPWGAVCAASESVFAHFARDPELARRRYQVVRQVPVLREREIITVFRYERLFDDYLRSALPGVDPLDAVGFAALVTAVHNHVLRQLLRGKKKVPLSTLQTALADVRRRYGVPAEPETGAPDDVVVAVFPRSMPVAEITRRLRSQLD; encoded by the coding sequence ATGCGAGACTTCTCCGATTCGCGCGACGCCGTCGTCGCCGCAGCACTCGAGCTCTTCCAGGCCCAGGGCTTCGATCAGACCTCCGTCGAGCAGATCGCGAAGGCCGCCGGCGTCTCGCGGTCGACGTTCTTCCGCCAGTTCGGCGGCAAGGAGGACGTCGTGTTCGCCGACCACGAGGTGATGCTCGGCCAGCTGCGCGAGTACCTCGCCGAAGGGCATGACGACCCGTGGGGCGCGGTGTGCGCGGCATCCGAGTCGGTCTTCGCGCATTTCGCACGCGACCCGGAGCTGGCCCGCCGTCGCTATCAGGTGGTGCGCCAGGTGCCGGTGCTGCGCGAGCGCGAGATCATCACGGTGTTCCGCTACGAGCGCCTCTTCGACGACTACCTGCGCAGTGCGCTGCCCGGGGTCGACCCTCTGGATGCCGTCGGCTTCGCCGCCCTGGTCACCGCGGTGCACAACCACGTGCTGCGGCAGCTGCTCCGCGGCAAGAAGAAGGTGCCGCTGTCGACCCTGCAGACCGCCCTCGCCGATGTGCGACGCCGCTACGGCGTGCCGGCGGAGCCCGAGACCGGTGCCCCCGACGACGTCGTGGTCGCCGTGTTCCCCCGGTCGATGCCGGTCGCGGAGATCACCCGCCGCCTGCGGTCGCAGCTGGACTGA